The Salvia miltiorrhiza cultivar Shanhuang (shh) chromosome 1, IMPLAD_Smil_shh, whole genome shotgun sequence genome has a window encoding:
- the LOC131007310 gene encoding nicotinamide adenine dinucleotide transporter 1, chloroplastic-like, giving the protein MVVDTHVPSSRGLLCNAGAGAAAGVIAATFVCPLDVIKTRLQVHGLPQLTNTNIRGSIIFGSLEQIFRKEGLRGMYRGLSPTVLALLPNWAVYFTIYDHLKSSLGADDVNHHQLSVGANMIAASGAGAATTIVTNPLWVVKTRFQTQGIRPGVVLYRGTFSALRRIIHEEGIRGLYSGLVPALAGISHVAIQFPTYEKIKSYLADRNNTTTDKLGASDVALASSVSKIFASTLTYPHEVVRSRLQEQGHHSKKRYSGVVDCVKKVYQSEGIPGFYRGCATNLLRTTPAAVITFTSFEIIHRFLVTVFPPDSHPQTL; this is encoded by the exons ATGGTCGTTGATACGCACGTCCCTAGTTCGAGGGGGCTGCTGTGCAATGCTGGCGCAGGTGCCGCAGCTG GAGTGATTGCAGCTACTTTTGTGTGTCCACTTGATGTTATCAAGACAAGGCTGCAGGTCCATGGGCTACCGCAGCTCACTAATACTAATATTAGAG GTAGTATTATATTTGGAAGCTTAGAACAAATATTTCGGAAGGAGGGGTTGCGTGGCATGTACCGCGGGCTTTCACCTACTGTGCTTGCGTTGCTTCCAAATTGGGCG GTGTATTTTACGATTTATGATCATTTAAAGAGTTCTCTTGGTGCTGATG ATGTAAATCATCATCAGCTCTCAGTTGGTGCAAATATGATTGCTGCTTCTGGTGCTGGAGCTGCGACTACGATCGTCACAAATCCTCTTTGGGTTGTCAAGACAAGGTTTCAA ACTCAAGGTATAAGACCAGGGGTGGTCCTTTATAGGGGAACATTTTCTGCCTTAAGAAGAATCATACACGAAGAGGGTATTCGTGGACTATATAG TGGTCTTGTGCCAGCTTTGGCTGGTATCAGTCATGTTGCGATTCAGTTTCCTACATATGAGAAGATAAAAAGTTACTTAGCCGATCGAA ATAACACCACCACGGATAAACTCGGCGCGAGCGATGTTGCTCTTGCTTCCtcagtttcaaaaatatttgcTTCCACCTTGACATATCCCCATGAG GTTGTACGTTCAAGGCTTCAAGAACAAGGACACCACTCAAAGAAACGGTATTCTGGTGTGGTAGATTGTGTTAAGAAAGTATATCAGAGTGAGGGCATCCCTGGTTTTTATCGGGGTTGTGCTACCAACCTGCTGAGGACAACCCCAGCTGCCGTAATCACATTCACCAGTTTTGAAATTATTCATCGCTTTCTTGTCACCGTGTTCCCTCCCGATTCACACCCTCAAACACTGTGA
- the LOC130995850 gene encoding uncharacterized protein LOC130995850, producing MARRKDLSSFERAAIIEFLLEGSKNGKPSRGKITAAVQRWSCCRRTISRTWAAAKERRANGEVMSSVSKKTMRPRRKLVALDLQLIASLDLSKRSTIRKLACGVKCSKSTVGRWVKTGLIRAHSNAIKPDLTAPNKLLRLRFSLEALEYDRIMRSLTFKSMHNTVHIDEKWFYITKSAQRFYLTPEEIEPHRTCKNKKFITKVMFMCAVCRLVFGANGECLFDGKIGIFPFTELVPAKRNSKNRAAGTMEWKPIQSITKQVVKDCLIYQIIPAIKAKWPANASKTIFIQQDNARPHIQDSDPDFRAVASADGFDIHLVHQPPNSPDTNINDLGWFRAIQSLQTESVSTNVDGLVNAVINSFNELSPTTLNKVFLSLQSCMVEILKVKGRNSYKIPHLGKDALIRQDMLPLNLQVPSELVRECISYLIDNGALSISDTLMQNLGVNAGCTDEVELMVHQLQIQSTEVM from the exons ATGGCTAGAAGGAAGGATCTTTCTTCCTTTGAGAGGGCTGCCATCATCGAGTTTCTGCTTGAAGGAAGCAAAAATGGAAAGCCATCTCGAGGGAAGATCACTGCTGCTGTTCAGAGATGGAGCTGCTGCCGGCGGACGATCAGTCGTACTTGGGCAGCTGCAAAAGAACGAAGAGCAAATGGTGAGGTAATGAGTTCGGTGAGTAAGAAAACAATGAGACCAAGGAGAAAACTTGTAGCTCTGGATTTACAGTTAATTGCTAGCCTAGATTTGTCAAAAAGATCAACAATTAGAAAGCTTGCATGTGGGGTTAAATGCAGTAAAAGCACAGTGGGTAGATGGGTAAAAACTGGACTGATCAGGGCTCATTCGAATGCAATTAAACCTGATCTCACAGCTCCAAACAAGTTGCTTAGGCTACGGTTTTCcttagaagctctagaatatgaTAGGATTATGAGGAGTTTGACATTTAAAAGCATGCACAACACAGTACACattgatgagaaatggttctACATCACAAAAAGTGCACAAAGGTTCTACTTAACTCCTGAAGAGATAGAACCTCATAGGACATGCAAGAACAAGAAGTTCATCACCAAGGTGATGTTCATGTGTGCTGTATGTAGGCTAGTGTTTGGGGCTAATGGTGAGTGCTTGTTTGATGGAAAAATTGGAATTTTTCCATTCACTGAACTTGTTCCAGCAAAAAGGAACAGTAAGAACAGGGCTGCAGGCACTATGGAGTGGAAGCCAATTCAAAGCATCACCAAACAAGTGGTGAAAGACTGCCTGATATACCAG ATAATTCCTGCTATTAAAGCTAAGTGGCCAGCCAATGCAAGCAAAACCATCTTTATTCAGCAAGATAATGCAAGGcctcacattcaagactcagaCCCTGATTTCAGGGCTGTTGCTTCAGCTGATGGCTTTGATATTCACTTGGTGCATCAACCACCAAACTCCCCAGACACAAACATTAATGATTTGGGGTGGTTTAGGGCAATACAAAGCCTCCAAACTGAATCAGTGTCTACAAATGTGGATGGCCTAGTGAATGCAGTGATTAATTCATTCAATGAGTTAAGCCCAACAACTTTAAATAAAGTTTTCTTAAGCTTGCAAAGTTGTATGGTGGAAATTCTGAAAGTGAAGGGGAGGAATAGCTATAAGATCCCTCATTTAGGGAAGGATGCTTTGATTAGGCAGGATATGCTGCCCTTGAATCTCCAAGTTCCAAGTGAACTTGTAAGGGAGTGCATATCCTACCTAATTGACAATGGAGCTTTGTCAATTAGTGATACACTAATGCAGAATTTGGGAGTTAATGCAGGTTGCACAGATGAGGTTGAGTTGATGGTGCATCAActtcaaattcaatcaactgaAGTTATGTGA
- the LOC131007311 gene encoding uncharacterized protein LOC131007311 — protein sequence MESGPKGVRLRVFILGNTYYLQPQLHANIPAVEVDEESDTEDETEEEEEDIDVAMVVRAVVFVEDRLTKGKRLVLRAAIPHLDYKNYDFPDVVDCEAMSHIN from the exons ATGGAGTCAGGCCCCAAGGGTGTTAGGCTCAGAGTCTTCATCCTCGGGAATACCTACTATTTGCAACCTCAACTGCATGCAAACATACCTGCTGTTGAAGTCGATG AGGAATCGGATACTGAAGATGagactgaagaagaagaagaagatattgATGTTGCAATGGTTGTTAGAGCAGTTGTGTTCGTTGAGGATAGGTTGACAAAGGGCAAAAGACTTGTGTTAAGAGCCGCTATACCACATTTGGACTACAAGAACTATGATTTTCCTGATGTCGTCGATTGTGAAGCAATGAGCCACATTAATTGA